The following coding sequences lie in one Tichowtungia aerotolerans genomic window:
- the rho gene encoding transcription termination factor Rho has protein sequence MSEEKENIEAAAEAPAEATPKKKKAPARKRVVAKKSSPEPKSAPVVENASVEEKEPVQEKKPAEGNSSGDDRPSENDRSNNGRNNNQKGNWGRNNNNRRNNNNRRNKGNSEPEVFEPDPDAKEMPPLKLYELQKADVPALKTLAEQYLIEDPAGLGKHDLIFEILKKQIRWGNESFARGVLEVLPDKFGFLRSSENNYMPNPEDIYVSPAQIRRFGLRTGDLVAGPIRTPKKKERFFGLLSVDKVNNDAPEKNRNRIPFENLTPLFPDERLRLETEPHGISMRVMDLATPVGKGQRGLIVAPPRTGKTVLLQQIANSISKNNPESKLIILLIDERPEEVTDMHRNTQAEVLASTFDEQPERHAQVAEMVIEMAKRRVENGEDVIILLDSITRLARAYNTIQPHSGKILSGGVDAKALHKPKRFFGAARNIEGGGSLSIIATALVDTGSRMDEVIFEEFKGTGNMELALDRDLVGKRIFPAINIEASGTRKEELLLHKDELAKIWTLRKALKDVPAIEAMELLINRLKKTKSNAEFLMTLQG, from the coding sequence ATGAGTGAAGAAAAAGAAAATATAGAAGCGGCTGCTGAGGCCCCCGCAGAGGCAACGCCTAAAAAGAAGAAAGCCCCTGCGAGAAAACGAGTTGTTGCTAAAAAAAGTTCTCCGGAGCCGAAAAGCGCCCCGGTTGTTGAAAATGCTTCGGTCGAAGAAAAGGAACCGGTTCAGGAAAAAAAACCTGCTGAAGGGAATTCTTCCGGGGACGACCGGCCTTCTGAAAACGACCGCAGCAATAATGGTCGTAATAACAACCAGAAGGGAAATTGGGGCCGCAACAACAATAACCGCCGCAACAACAATAACCGCCGCAATAAAGGAAACAGTGAGCCGGAGGTGTTTGAACCCGATCCTGATGCAAAAGAAATGCCGCCGCTGAAGTTGTATGAGTTGCAGAAAGCAGATGTTCCTGCGCTTAAAACACTGGCCGAACAGTACTTGATTGAAGATCCGGCAGGGCTTGGAAAACATGATCTTATTTTCGAGATCCTCAAAAAACAGATCCGCTGGGGGAATGAATCCTTTGCCCGCGGAGTACTTGAAGTTCTGCCTGATAAATTCGGTTTTCTGCGTTCCTCCGAAAACAATTATATGCCGAACCCGGAAGATATTTATGTTTCACCGGCTCAGATCCGCCGTTTCGGGTTGCGGACAGGAGACCTGGTGGCCGGCCCCATCCGCACGCCGAAGAAAAAAGAACGCTTCTTTGGTCTGCTGTCTGTGGATAAGGTGAATAACGATGCGCCGGAGAAAAACCGCAATCGTATTCCGTTTGAAAACCTTACCCCGCTGTTTCCGGATGAACGTCTTCGTCTTGAGACGGAACCCCATGGAATTTCCATGCGGGTAATGGATTTGGCTACGCCGGTTGGTAAGGGGCAGCGCGGTTTGATCGTGGCTCCGCCGCGAACCGGAAAAACAGTTCTGCTGCAGCAGATTGCCAACAGCATTTCAAAGAACAATCCTGAGTCGAAGCTGATCATTCTTCTGATTGATGAGCGTCCTGAGGAAGTTACAGACATGCACCGTAATACGCAGGCCGAAGTGTTGGCATCAACATTTGATGAGCAGCCCGAACGCCATGCTCAGGTTGCGGAAATGGTCATCGAAATGGCCAAGCGTCGTGTTGAAAACGGCGAAGATGTCATCATTCTGCTGGACTCTATCACCCGTCTGGCTCGCGCCTACAACACCATTCAGCCGCACAGCGGAAAAATCCTGTCCGGTGGTGTGGACGCAAAAGCGTTGCATAAACCGAAACGTTTCTTCGGTGCGGCCCGCAATATTGAAGGTGGCGGCAGCCTCAGCATCATTGCCACGGCGCTGGTCGATACCGGAAGCCGAATGGACGAGGTCATCTTTGAGGAATTCAAAGGAACCGGAAACATGGAGCTGGCGCTTGACCGGGATCTGGTCGGAAAACGTATCTTCCCGGCCATCAATATTGAAGCGAGCGGAACCCGCAAAGAGGAACTGCTGCTGCATAAAGATGAGTTGGCCAAAATCTGGACGCTGCGTAAAGCGCTCAAAGATGTGCCTGCCATCGAAGCGATGGAGCTGCTGATCAATCGCCTTAAAAAGACGAAGAGCAATGCCGAGTTTCTGATGACACTTCAGGGATAA
- the coaE gene encoding dephospho-CoA kinase (Dephospho-CoA kinase (CoaE) performs the final step in coenzyme A biosynthesis.) yields MTSHQPIILALTGGIACGKSETGRILEEQGFAVLDTDFLAHQLMKAGGPVFQRVVEQFGDQVIGIDGEINRAALGKIVFEDPAALEDLNRQVHPAVIDAAEQWKSNQNGDAAVMVPLLFETGWIDPWDAIICVSADERTVFQRLEKRGLNEADARRRVAAQMPLDEKEKRADFIIRNSGTLDALHEQVCSTIQRIRNQRNTE; encoded by the coding sequence ATGACATCTCATCAACCGATCATTCTCGCCCTGACCGGCGGTATTGCCTGTGGAAAATCAGAAACCGGCCGGATTCTTGAAGAACAAGGATTCGCAGTGCTGGATACAGATTTTCTGGCGCACCAGCTAATGAAAGCAGGGGGTCCGGTGTTTCAACGGGTAGTTGAGCAGTTTGGCGACCAGGTGATTGGGATTGATGGGGAGATTAACCGGGCAGCGCTGGGGAAGATCGTTTTTGAGGATCCGGCGGCACTGGAAGATCTTAACCGGCAGGTGCACCCGGCAGTGATAGATGCTGCAGAACAGTGGAAGTCCAACCAGAACGGCGATGCGGCAGTGATGGTTCCGTTGCTGTTTGAGACGGGCTGGATTGATCCGTGGGATGCGATCATCTGTGTAAGTGCAGATGAGAGAACGGTTTTTCAAAGGTTGGAAAAACGCGGGCTGAACGAGGCGGATGCCCGTCGTCGGGTCGCGGCACAGATGCCGCTGGATGAAAAAGAAAAGCGGGCAGATTTTATAATTAGGAACAGTGGAACCCTGGATGCGCTTCATGAGCAAGTGTGCAGCACGATCCAGCGCATCCGGAACCAGAGGAATACTGAATGA
- the thrC gene encoding threonine synthase, whose protein sequence is MKYISTRGKMEPIGFLDAVMTGLAPDGGLLLPEELPDIASRLETWSKLSYQDLAFEIMSLFATDIPADDLKILIEKSYSTFRSPEVAPVVPVGELFILELWHGPTLAFKDVALQFLGNLFEYILQKRGGELNILGATSGDTGSAAIYGVRGKENINIFIMHPKGRTSPVQERQMTSVLDDNVFNLAVEGTFDDCQHLMKTIFADVDFKTGHSLGSVNSVNWARVLAQTVYYFYAFFRVQERTGAAEVRFSVPTGNFGDILAGYLAVQMGLPAGKLILATNENNILSRFFNTGEYSVGKVVPTLSPSMDIQVASNFERYLYYRTGKNSEKLAEMMSCFSQTGAVTVEGADELFAAGEGNTEQTLSVIRRYSEEYGYTLDPHTAVGVAVAERFQTSENIPTVCLATAHPAKFTDAIEQATGTAAHHPVLDALADAETRCDTIANDEAAVRDYLVSKI, encoded by the coding sequence ATGAAATATATCAGTACCAGAGGAAAGATGGAGCCGATCGGCTTTTTGGATGCAGTGATGACCGGGCTGGCGCCCGACGGCGGGCTGTTGCTTCCGGAAGAGCTTCCAGACATTGCAAGCCGACTGGAAACATGGTCGAAGCTGTCCTATCAGGATCTGGCGTTTGAGATCATGAGTCTGTTTGCGACCGATATACCGGCTGACGACCTTAAAATCCTGATTGAAAAAAGCTACTCCACGTTCCGCAGTCCGGAAGTTGCTCCGGTGGTTCCGGTTGGCGAGCTGTTTATTCTGGAACTTTGGCACGGTCCGACGCTGGCATTTAAAGATGTTGCATTGCAGTTTCTCGGCAACCTGTTTGAATATATTCTGCAGAAACGCGGCGGAGAGCTGAACATTCTCGGAGCAACCAGCGGTGACACCGGTTCTGCTGCGATTTACGGTGTGCGCGGTAAAGAAAACATCAACATTTTTATCATGCATCCAAAGGGTCGCACCAGTCCCGTGCAGGAAAGACAGATGACCAGTGTGCTGGACGACAATGTGTTTAATCTTGCTGTCGAGGGAACGTTCGACGATTGCCAGCACCTGATGAAAACCATTTTTGCAGATGTCGATTTTAAAACCGGACATTCGCTTGGTTCGGTCAACTCGGTCAACTGGGCTCGTGTATTGGCTCAGACGGTTTACTATTTCTATGCTTTCTTCCGTGTCCAGGAGCGCACCGGCGCTGCCGAAGTCCGGTTTTCGGTGCCGACCGGAAACTTTGGTGATATTCTCGCCGGCTATCTTGCGGTGCAGATGGGCCTGCCTGCCGGAAAACTGATTCTGGCCACTAATGAAAACAATATTCTATCGCGCTTTTTCAATACAGGGGAATACAGCGTGGGCAAGGTCGTGCCGACACTCAGTCCGTCGATGGATATACAGGTGGCCAGCAATTTTGAGCGCTATCTGTACTATCGCACCGGAAAGAATTCTGAAAAGCTGGCAGAGATGATGAGCTGCTTCAGTCAAACCGGTGCGGTGACGGTTGAGGGGGCCGATGAACTGTTTGCGGCCGGGGAAGGTAATACAGAGCAGACTCTTTCTGTCATTCGTAGATACAGCGAAGAATACGGTTACACACTCGACCCGCATACGGCTGTCGGTGTGGCGGTTGCTGAGCGTTTTCAGACCTCGGAAAACATCCCGACCGTTTGTTTGGCGACGGCGCATCCGGCCAAATTTACCGATGCCATTGAGCAGGCGACCGGCACTGCGGCGCATCATCCGGTGCTCGATGCTCTTGCGGATGCCGAAACCCGCTGCGACACCATTGCCAATGATGAAGCTGCCGTGCGCGATTATCTGGTTTCTAAAATATAG
- a CDS encoding UDP-glucose 6-dehydrogenase, whose protein sequence is MTKILCIGAGYVGGPTMAMIAKKNTNVQVTVVDINQQRIDAWNSDNLPIYEPGLDEVVNEARGRNLFFSTDVEKGIAEADIIFVSVNTPTKTFGHGAGCAADLQYWEKCARQILEVATSDKIVVEKSTLPVRTAAAMERILNSGRNGAHFDVLSNPEFLAEGTAIADLDNPDRILIGGHSTPEGKKAVQALVDVYAAWVPQEKIITTNLWSSELSKLTANAFLAQRVSSINSISALCEATEADVGEVAYAIGTDSRIGPKFLKASVGFGGSCFKKDILNLVYLCESYGLHEVAEYWRQVVKMNEYQERRFVDRMLKEMFNTIAGKRIALFGFAFKADTGDTRESPAILITRELLEENAEVVITDPQALKHAEQDLADVIDRVVFEPDPYKAAEGAHAVALLTEWKEYKELDYQKIFDRMAQPAFLFDGRNHLDHQELFGIGYNVYSIGKAPLKHI, encoded by the coding sequence ATGACAAAGATTCTGTGCATTGGAGCCGGTTACGTCGGCGGTCCGACCATGGCCATGATCGCCAAAAAGAACACGAACGTCCAGGTCACCGTCGTGGACATCAATCAGCAGCGCATAGATGCATGGAACTCCGACAATCTTCCAATTTATGAACCCGGCCTTGACGAAGTCGTCAACGAAGCTCGCGGGCGCAACCTTTTCTTTTCGACGGACGTCGAGAAAGGCATCGCCGAAGCCGACATTATCTTCGTCAGCGTCAACACTCCGACAAAAACCTTCGGGCACGGCGCCGGATGTGCCGCCGACCTGCAATACTGGGAAAAGTGTGCCCGTCAGATCCTTGAGGTTGCCACCTCGGACAAAATTGTAGTCGAAAAAAGCACCCTGCCCGTCCGCACTGCTGCGGCCATGGAACGGATCCTCAACAGCGGCAGGAACGGCGCACATTTTGATGTTCTGTCCAACCCTGAGTTTCTGGCCGAAGGCACAGCGATTGCCGACCTCGACAATCCCGACCGCATCCTGATCGGCGGACACTCAACCCCCGAGGGCAAAAAAGCCGTACAGGCATTGGTAGACGTCTACGCAGCATGGGTTCCGCAGGAAAAAATTATCACGACAAATCTCTGGTCAAGCGAACTCTCCAAGCTGACCGCCAATGCATTCCTCGCCCAGCGTGTCAGTTCGATCAACTCTATCTCAGCCCTGTGCGAAGCTACGGAAGCTGATGTCGGCGAGGTGGCTTATGCCATCGGCACCGACAGCCGTATCGGCCCTAAATTCCTGAAAGCCAGTGTCGGCTTCGGAGGGTCTTGCTTCAAGAAAGACATCCTGAACCTCGTTTACCTCTGCGAAAGCTACGGCCTGCACGAAGTCGCTGAATACTGGCGCCAGGTCGTCAAGATGAATGAATATCAGGAACGGCGCTTTGTTGACCGCATGCTGAAAGAAATGTTCAACACCATTGCAGGAAAGCGCATCGCGCTGTTCGGGTTCGCCTTCAAAGCAGACACAGGCGACACACGCGAAAGTCCGGCCATTCTGATTACCCGGGAGCTCCTGGAAGAAAATGCAGAAGTGGTCATTACCGATCCGCAGGCCCTCAAACATGCGGAACAGGATCTCGCAGATGTCATCGACCGGGTCGTTTTTGAACCGGATCCATACAAAGCCGCCGAAGGAGCCCACGCCGTTGCCCTGCTGACCGAATGGAAAGAGTACAAAGAGCTCGACTACCAGAAAATTTTCGACCGCATGGCCCAGCCGGCTTTCCTGTTTGACGGCCGCAACCATCTGGATCATCAGGAACTGTTCGGCATCGGCTACAACGTGTACTCCATCGGAAAAGCTCCGTTGAAACACATTTAA
- a CDS encoding glycosyltransferase family 4 protein has protein sequence MNIGFSAFVMQGGRSGVASYIRELIRTLQETDRTNRYDIMLPARETDLIELTAPNFQKSLYPGLIANPVANIAWHNCILPILGKRFDLLHVPSYRRIPLMKRCPVVATVHDVATLTMDAKYDAARMFYNRRIVPAQIRNADEIITVSHYSKKDIVELVGVPEDKVTVIYSGINHAIFQPLEKEAARAKLAETYSIDAPFIIYLSRLEHPAKNHVRLIEAFERYKADTDSAHKLVLPGADWNGADVIRQRAATSPVHHDIIFPGFVPLADLPAFYSACDLMAFPSLFEGFGFPIVEALACGAPVICSDTSSMSEIAGDVVPKFDPLSIDSIFQCLEKVLSDGWSDEQRTAGLAYAQQFDWNKAAQKTLEIYEKAAS, from the coding sequence ATGAATATCGGGTTTTCAGCATTTGTGATGCAGGGCGGCCGCTCGGGCGTGGCATCCTATATTCGGGAACTGATTCGAACCCTTCAGGAGACAGACCGGACGAACCGCTATGACATTATGCTGCCGGCCCGGGAAACAGACCTGATTGAGCTGACTGCGCCGAACTTCCAGAAATCACTCTACCCCGGTCTGATTGCCAACCCTGTGGCCAACATCGCGTGGCACAACTGCATTCTTCCAATCCTTGGAAAAAGATTTGATCTGCTGCATGTTCCGAGCTACCGCCGCATTCCGCTCATGAAGCGCTGCCCGGTCGTCGCCACCGTTCACGATGTCGCCACACTGACGATGGATGCAAAATACGACGCGGCACGCATGTTCTACAACCGCCGTATCGTTCCGGCCCAGATTCGCAATGCGGACGAGATTATCACAGTCAGCCATTATTCAAAAAAAGACATTGTCGAGCTGGTCGGCGTACCGGAAGACAAAGTGACCGTCATCTACTCCGGCATCAACCACGCGATTTTCCAACCTTTGGAAAAAGAGGCCGCACGTGCAAAACTCGCCGAAACCTACAGTATCGACGCGCCATTCATCATTTACCTCTCCCGCCTCGAACACCCGGCAAAAAACCACGTTCGGCTGATTGAGGCTTTCGAACGCTATAAAGCCGATACCGACAGCGCCCACAAGCTGGTCCTGCCGGGGGCCGACTGGAACGGAGCCGATGTCATTCGGCAGCGAGCCGCCACCAGTCCGGTCCACCACGACATTATTTTCCCAGGCTTCGTGCCGCTGGCCGACCTTCCCGCTTTTTACAGCGCCTGCGACCTGATGGCGTTCCCGTCGCTTTTCGAAGGCTTCGGCTTCCCGATCGTCGAAGCGCTCGCCTGCGGTGCGCCGGTGATCTGCTCGGACACCTCGTCGATGAGCGAAATCGCCGGAGACGTCGTTCCTAAATTTGACCCGCTCAGCATCGACTCCATTTTCCAATGTTTGGAAAAAGTTCTCTCCGACGGATGGAGCGACGAACAGCGCACCGCCGGCCTCGCTTATGCCCAACAGTTCGATTGGAACAAGGCGGCGCAAAAGACCCTCGAAATTTACGAAAAGGCCGCATCATGA
- a CDS encoding glycosyltransferase family 2 protein — MSQAAVIMRSKDEMPHVPPALQSLHSQTFKDINLWAVDSGSTDGSLEELQKEVPKTQMVQIPPEEYIPGIVLNDMIARTSEDIIVLQNADSIFQSDDALAKLLQPIFDGEADAAMCSQRTRPDAKFIVTYDYLRAYDPKNIKGDNADFFSAVTCAFRRQLWEETRFPEEGYAEDVAWARACRAKGAHFKLVADSVVEHSHNYTLKGLYRKKFRHGVTFAREYGRRANLFFQTLELCKEWARDFLYALRKGRIDTIPYNIAYRAVIHTGLYQGLKEGSRG, encoded by the coding sequence ATGAGCCAAGCTGCTGTTATTATGCGCTCCAAAGACGAAATGCCGCACGTTCCGCCGGCACTGCAGAGTCTGCACAGCCAGACCTTCAAGGATATTAATCTGTGGGCTGTCGATTCCGGATCAACCGATGGTTCGCTCGAAGAACTGCAGAAAGAAGTTCCCAAAACACAGATGGTTCAGATCCCGCCGGAAGAATACATTCCGGGGATAGTGCTCAACGACATGATCGCCCGCACCTCGGAAGACATCATTGTGTTGCAGAATGCCGATTCCATTTTTCAAAGCGACGATGCGCTCGCAAAACTTCTGCAACCGATCTTTGACGGCGAAGCAGATGCCGCCATGTGCTCACAGCGCACCCGCCCTGATGCAAAATTCATCGTCACCTACGATTACCTGCGCGCCTATGACCCGAAAAATATCAAAGGCGATAATGCTGATTTTTTCTCCGCGGTCACCTGTGCTTTTCGACGACAGCTGTGGGAAGAAACCCGATTTCCGGAAGAAGGCTACGCAGAAGACGTAGCCTGGGCCAGAGCCTGCCGAGCCAAAGGTGCCCACTTTAAACTGGTGGCCGATTCCGTGGTGGAACATTCACACAACTACACGCTGAAAGGTCTCTACCGCAAAAAATTCCGGCATGGAGTAACGTTCGCCCGCGAGTACGGGCGGCGGGCGAACCTGTTTTTCCAAACATTGGAACTCTGCAAGGAATGGGCGCGTGATTTTCTCTACGCACTTCGCAAAGGTCGGATCGACACCATCCCGTATAACATCGCTTACCGAGCGGTCATTCACACCGGGCTTTATCAAGGATTGAAAGAAGGTTCTCGTGGGTAA
- a CDS encoding alkaline phosphatase family protein, whose protein sequence is MKKKKLSLFLFIDAFGWEVRKRHPFFLKDRTVDQKKLDTILGYSSACDPSIISGRLPQDHLMWSSFYYDPKGSPFKWTKALAILPDAVFRRGRVRHYLSKWIKKAQGFTGYFQLYGVPFKYLPLFNYAEKKRIWEPNGLLRGETIFDELHRRGIPHYVHDSAVNDETKLARLTADITAQRIDFAYCSLGKLDALMHAVGTQDPKVSELIHWYDKQLEQLIQTAEEHYEEVAWYVFTDHGMHDITEGYNLIADIQATGLRWNKDYVAFYDSTMARFWFLNKTAREKITDALTNHSKGRILPENELKEQGTFFEDGMYGELVFLINSGIQIVPSFMGVKQIKGMHGYHPSDADSAAAIAANRSLPEDLTKIHKIYHLMRKELGLSE, encoded by the coding sequence ATGAAGAAGAAAAAGCTGAGCCTGTTTTTGTTTATCGACGCATTCGGCTGGGAAGTGCGCAAGCGCCACCCTTTTTTCCTTAAAGACCGAACTGTCGATCAAAAAAAACTCGATACCATTCTTGGATATTCATCCGCCTGTGACCCATCGATTATTTCCGGCCGTCTGCCGCAGGACCACCTCATGTGGTCCTCATTTTATTACGATCCCAAGGGGTCTCCATTCAAATGGACCAAGGCACTGGCCATCCTTCCCGATGCCGTTTTCCGCCGCGGACGGGTTCGCCATTATCTGAGTAAATGGATTAAAAAGGCTCAGGGGTTCACCGGCTACTTTCAGCTCTACGGAGTTCCGTTCAAATATCTGCCGCTGTTTAATTATGCGGAGAAAAAACGGATCTGGGAACCGAACGGTCTGCTGCGCGGCGAAACGATTTTTGATGAACTGCACCGCCGGGGAATCCCGCATTACGTTCATGACAGCGCAGTCAACGACGAAACCAAGCTCGCCCGCCTTACGGCGGACATTACAGCACAACGGATCGATTTCGCTTATTGTTCACTGGGAAAGCTCGACGCTTTGATGCACGCGGTCGGCACACAGGACCCTAAAGTGTCCGAACTGATCCATTGGTATGACAAACAACTCGAACAACTGATTCAGACTGCGGAAGAGCACTATGAAGAAGTAGCGTGGTATGTTTTCACAGATCACGGGATGCATGACATCACGGAAGGATACAACCTGATTGCGGACATCCAAGCGACGGGCCTGCGCTGGAATAAAGATTATGTTGCATTCTACGACTCCACCATGGCCCGTTTCTGGTTTCTCAACAAAACTGCCAGAGAAAAAATCACAGATGCATTAACCAACCATTCTAAAGGAAGGATCCTCCCCGAAAATGAACTGAAAGAACAGGGTACTTTCTTTGAAGACGGCATGTATGGAGAGCTCGTTTTCCTGATTAACTCCGGCATTCAGATTGTTCCGAGCTTCATGGGTGTCAAACAGATCAAAGGCATGCATGGGTATCATCCGTCGGATGCCGACTCCGCCGCCGCCATTGCCGCAAACCGGTCTTTACCCGAAGACTTGACAAAAATTCATAAAATCTATCATCTAATGCGGAAGGAGCTTGGCCTAAGTGAGTAA
- a CDS encoding response regulator: MSNQSAPRSKEKDAVLIVDDDAFMLKVLYRVLQNDYTLYQAGSAEEAVEVLRGRNVKAILCDHVLPGQTGLDFLIALRQRNARIKSVLFSAALETEQFIKAINHGQVFRFIKKPASPTDILSAVREAIRQYDIEDLQQQIQIDQKDIDKQLYSTAAPYWLYRLRVIAQQSFRYGAPLFGNVLALLLALGVIALSVGICIMLILYFVKSYLGIDILHNSHLFN; this comes from the coding sequence GTGAGTAATCAATCCGCCCCCAGATCAAAAGAAAAAGACGCCGTTCTGATTGTCGATGATGACGCATTCATGCTGAAGGTTCTCTACCGCGTTCTGCAAAATGATTACACGTTATATCAGGCAGGATCAGCAGAAGAGGCGGTTGAGGTCCTTCGCGGACGGAATGTCAAAGCCATTCTCTGCGATCATGTTCTTCCCGGCCAAACCGGACTTGATTTCCTGATTGCCCTGCGCCAGCGAAATGCTCGCATTAAAAGCGTTCTGTTCAGCGCCGCTCTTGAAACCGAACAGTTTATTAAAGCCATCAACCATGGCCAGGTATTCCGCTTCATCAAAAAGCCGGCATCGCCGACAGACATTCTGTCCGCTGTACGCGAAGCAATCCGACAATATGATATCGAAGACCTTCAGCAACAGATTCAGATCGACCAGAAAGACATCGATAAACAGCTCTACAGCACGGCAGCCCCTTACTGGCTGTATCGCTTGCGGGTGATTGCCCAGCAGTCTTTCCGCTATGGGGCGCCGCTGTTTGGAAATGTACTGGCCCTGCTGCTGGCGCTAGGCGTTATCGCCCTGAGCGTCGGAATCTGCATCATGCTGATCCTCTACTTTGTGAAAAGCTACCTCGGAATCGACATCCTGCACAACAGCCATCTGTTCAACTGA
- a CDS encoding PfkB family carbohydrate kinase → MNNSSAPELVIVGSIGIDTIETPREKREEILGGSVSYACAAGSFFVKTGMVGVVGTDFPKECRELWEGMGIDLSGLQTEEGKTFRWSGVYEKNMDNRRTLFTELNVFEHFSPELPEAYRDAPYLFLANIHPALQLHVLEQLHSPKFVLIDTMDLWINIARDELIQVVGKCDMLTLNESEARLFTGKDCLNEASAELLKMGPEFVLIKKGESGSILFSAEGSFSIPAYQLDDFKDPTGAGDTFAGGLMGALAESGKTDAAAIQQAMAYGTVTASFGVEEFSLERLAELNRMQIDERCASFRSACLDC, encoded by the coding sequence ATGAATAACTCCAGCGCTCCCGAATTGGTGATTGTCGGCTCGATCGGCATCGACACGATTGAAACCCCGCGTGAAAAACGGGAGGAAATCCTCGGCGGTTCAGTCAGTTATGCCTGTGCCGCCGGTTCTTTTTTTGTGAAAACCGGTATGGTTGGTGTGGTTGGAACCGACTTCCCCAAGGAATGCCGTGAGCTGTGGGAAGGAATGGGAATCGACCTTTCCGGCCTGCAGACCGAAGAGGGGAAAACCTTCCGCTGGTCCGGGGTTTATGAAAAAAACATGGATAATCGCCGGACACTGTTCACGGAGCTGAATGTATTTGAGCATTTTTCTCCGGAGCTGCCGGAGGCATATCGCGATGCTCCGTATCTTTTTCTGGCCAACATTCACCCGGCATTGCAGCTGCACGTTCTGGAGCAACTGCACTCTCCGAAGTTTGTGCTGATTGATACTATGGATCTTTGGATCAACATTGCCCGGGATGAGCTGATTCAGGTGGTTGGTAAATGCGATATGCTGACTCTCAACGAATCGGAGGCCCGACTCTTTACCGGAAAAGACTGCCTGAATGAGGCATCTGCCGAGCTTCTGAAAATGGGCCCGGAATTTGTGCTGATCAAAAAAGGAGAAAGCGGCAGTATCCTTTTCTCTGCCGAGGGATCCTTTTCTATTCCGGCTTATCAACTTGATGACTTTAAGGATCCGACCGGAGCGGGCGACACGTTTGCCGGCGGCCTGATGGGAGCTCTGGCGGAATCGGGAAAAACCGATGCCGCCGCCATTCAGCAGGCAATGGCTTATGGGACCGTTACGGCATCCTTCGGTGTGGAAGAGTTCAGCCTTGAACGACTGGCAGAGCTGAACCGGATGCAGATTGATGAACGCTGTGCTTCGTTCCGTTCCGCCTGCCTGGACTGCTGA
- the amaP gene encoding alkaline shock response membrane anchor protein AmaP yields the protein MKKLLHALAGALIFLTPLVWSALLVYGNGFNTGFRDFIFSTMTDSPFVGVVFGLILILLVLVYLGTFGRPRSRKRYISFESESGSVSISINAVRDFVRKIGDEFGSVVSMDPKIHSEKNMLCIDLDVKIQTGSRLPELSEKLQGRVRESIRDGLGIVDVREIKVKVQEIVGAPPASPID from the coding sequence ATGAAAAAGCTTTTGCACGCACTTGCCGGAGCGCTCATTTTTTTGACCCCGCTGGTCTGGAGCGCTCTGCTGGTTTACGGAAACGGTTTCAATACCGGTTTCCGTGACTTTATCTTCAGCACCATGACCGACAGCCCGTTTGTGGGAGTGGTATTCGGACTGATCCTGATTCTGCTGGTGCTGGTCTATCTGGGAACCTTTGGACGGCCCCGCTCGCGCAAGCGCTATATTTCATTCGAATCAGAAAGCGGATCTGTTTCCATCAGCATTAATGCCGTGCGTGATTTTGTGCGCAAAATCGGTGATGAGTTCGGTTCTGTTGTAAGCATGGACCCGAAAATCCATTCGGAAAAAAATATGCTCTGCATCGATCTGGATGTGAAGATTCAGACCGGCAGCCGGCTTCCCGAGTTGTCTGAAAAACTTCAGGGGCGCGTGCGTGAGAGCATTCGTGATGGCCTGGGAATTGTGGATGTGCGTGAAATCAAAGTGAAAGTTCAGGAAATAGTCGGAGCGCCTCCGGCATCTCCAATTGATTAA